The sequence below is a genomic window from Betaproteobacteria bacterium.
GAAGAATTGGCCCATCGCGCGCGCGTCGAGGAGATCATTGATTTCCTCGAAATCCAGGCGATTCGCAAGACGCCTGTTGGGCGCTTGCCGTACGGGCTGCAAAAGCGCGTTGAACTCGGGCGCGCGCTCGCCGCGGAACCGACATTGCTGCTGCTGGACGAACCCATGGCCGGCATGAATGTGGAAGAGAAACAGGACATGTGCCGGTTCGTGCTGGATGTGAATGAAGAGTTCGGCACAACCATCGTGTTGATCGAACACGACATGGGAGTTGTGATGGATATTTCCGATCGGGTCGTGGTGCTGGACTACGGCAAGAAAATCGGTGATGGCGTGCCCGATGATGTACGCAACAATCAGGCCGTCATCAATGCTTATCTGGGTGTGGGGCACTAATGGGGCCGTTCATTGAAGTCATCCTGGGGGGCCTCATGGCGGGCGTCCTGTATTCGCTGGTCGCGCTGGGCTTTGTGCTGATTTACAAGGCGTCGGGCGTATTCAATTTCGCGCAGGGCGCAATGGTGTTGTTCGCCGCGCTGGCATTCGCACGATTGTCGGAAAAAATGCCGATGCCAGTGGCATTTGTTCTGGCGATGGGCATCATGGTGATTGTGGCATGGCTAATCGAGCGCCTCGTGCTGCGTTCTCTTGTCAATCAGGAAGGCATCATTCTTTTCCTTGCTACGTTTGGCGTGACATATTTTCTTGAGGGCCTTGGCCAGTTGATATTTGGCTCGGACATCTATCCGATTGACCTCGGTTTGCCGAAGGAGCCCAGGATCATCTTTGAGAGCACATTTCCCGGCGGCATTCTTATCAATATTGAAGACCTGGTTGCCGCAGCGGTCGCCGGTACGCTGGTATTGTTCCTGGCGCTGTTTTTCCAGAAAACGACCGTTGGCCGCGCATTGCGGGCGGTGGCAGACGATCATCAGGCCGCGCAATCCGTGGGAATCCCGCTCAACCGTATTTGGGTGATCGTGTGGAGTGTGTCCGGCTTCGTCGCGCTGGTGGCTGGCGTGATCTGGGGCTCCAAACTGGGTGTGCAGTTTTCACTCGCGTTGGTGGCGTTGAAGGCGATTCCGGTGGTGATCCTTGGTGGCTTCACCTCGGTGCCGGGCGCGATAGTCGGCGGCTTGATCATCGGCGTCGGCGAGAAAGTCGCCGAGGTTTATCTGGGGCCAATCATTGGCGGCGGCATTGAGAACTGGTTTGCCTACGGCTTGGCATTGGCATTTCTGATGGTGCGGCCCGAAGGTCTCTTCGGCGAACGCCATATTGATCGGGTCTGACGATGTTTTACAGAGAGAATGGCCAATTCAAGACCAGCTACGCCGACGACCAGGCGTTACTGTCCATCAAACAGGACAAGTGGTTTATCTGGCTGGTGCTGGCCGTTGCGTTTGCCGTGGTACCGATGTTCGCCTCGGAATATTTGTTTCGCGCGATTCTGATTCCGTTTCTGATTCTGGCGCTGGCGGCAATCGGGCTCAATTTGCTGGTTGGTTATTGCGGGCAGATTTCCCTTGGTACTGGTGCGTTCATGATGGTCGGCGCATACGCGGCTTACAACATCGCGGTGCGAATTCCGGAGCTGAACATTCTCGTTGTGTTCATTTTGGCGGGTTTAATTACGACCGTCGTCGGCATGGTTTTCGGCATTCCCAGCCTGCGCATCAAGGGGCTGTACCTCGCCGTGGCGACGCTTGCCGCGCAGTTTTTCATGGACTGGCTGTTCTCGCGCGTGAAGTGGCTTACCAACGATTCGTCGTCTGGCTCGGTAAGCGCACCAGTGGTGGAGATGTTCGGGTTCAAGTTGGATTCGCCCATTGCCAAGTACTGGTTTGTGTTGGCAATCGTGGTGCTGTTTGCATTGATCGCCAAGAATCTGGTTCGATCGAACATTGGCCGCAGCTGGATGGCCACACGGGACATGGACGTGGCCGCCGAAATTATCGGCATTCGACCGGTCTACGCCAAGTTGTCGGCATTCGCGGTCAGCTCATTTTTTGTTGGCGTTTCCGGTGCGTTGTGGGCGTTCGTTCACCTTGGCTCCTGGGAGCCTCTGGCGTTCGATATCAATCGATCCTTCACAATGATATTCATGATTATCATTGGCGGTTTGGGTTCGATCCTCGGCTCGTTTCTTGGCGCGGCGTTTATCGTCGTCCTGCCGCTGGTGCTGAATCAGGTACCGATCTGGTTCGGCATCCCGATATCGACGGCGACCGCGTCGCATCTGGAATTCATGATTTTCGGGGCGCTGATCGTTTTCTTCCTCATTGTCGAGCCGCATGGACTGGCGCGGCTATGGGCGATCGCCAAGGAAAAGCTGCGCATTTGGCCGTTCCCGCACTGATATCGCAATCGATGTCGATGACGTAGTTGCAGAAACCATGAGTCCCTGAATGTCATGTCAAAAAGAGCAGCAATGCCAAAGCAAGCAACGAGCGAAGTTACCCATATCAACAGGAGGACGGAAATGAAGACCAGGTGGAAAACAGCAGGCTTGGCATGCGCCATCGCCGCGGCATTTACGGCGGGCGGTGCGTTTGCGCAGGCGAACGAACAATTTGTCCCGGTTCTGGTATATCGAACCGGTGCCTACGCGCCTAACGGCGTGCCATGGGCGAATGGATTTGTCGATTACCTGAAATTGATCAACGAACGCGATGGCGGTATTGGCGGCGTCAAGCTGACGTATGAGGAGTGTGAGACCGGCTACGCGACCGATCGCGGAGTCGAGTGTTACGAGCGGCTGAAGGGTAAAGGTCCGACTGGCGCGACGGGATTCAATTCCCTTTCGACCGGCATTACATACGCGCTGACGGATAAGACGTTTGGCGACAAAATTCCGATGTTCACGACCGGCTACGGCCGCAGTGAATCGGCTGACGGCAGTGTCTTCAAATGGAACTTCCCGCTGCTCGGGACTTATTGGAGTGCCGCCGATATGCTCGTGCAGCACGTCGCCAAGAAAGGCAGCCTGAAAGGCAAGAAGATCGCGCTGGTCTATCACGATTCTCCTTTTGGCAAAGAGCCGATTCCCGTACTGGAAGAGCACGCCAAAAAGCATGGATTCGAATTGCTCAAGCTGCCCGTGACTCACCCGGGCGTCGAGCAAAAGGCAACCTGGCTGCAGGTTCGTCAGCAACGCCCCGACTACGTTTTCCTGTGGGGCTGGGGCGTGATGAATTCAACGGCAATTCGTGAAGCGATCAATGTTTCCTATCCGCGCCTGCAGATGTTCGGTGTGTGGTGGAGCGCGGCGGAGCCGGATGTGTTGCCGGCTGAAATGGCGGCAAAGGGCTACAACGGATTGTCTCTTGGACATTCCAACGAAAAAAATGCCGGCGTTCATAAGGACCTGATGAAGGTGCTTTACGATAAAAACAAAGGCACAGGCAAGAAAGAAGATGTCGGCCATGTTCTGTATAACCGCGGCATGATCAGCGCGATGCTATTGGTGGAATCGGTGGTGAAGGCCCAAACCAAGTTTGGCAAAAAACCTTTGACCGGTGAACAAGTGCGCTGGGGCGCCGAAAATCTCAATCTCGATGCCGCTCGCCTCAAGGCCCTTGGTTTTGATGGCATCGTCCAGCCGTTGAAAACGTCGTGCGCGGATCATGAGGGCACTCGCAAGGCACGCGTCCATACCTGGGACGGCACAACCTGGAGTTACACCTCTGACTGGTATGAAGCGGACAACAAGTTCTTGCGTCCGATGGTTGAGGCGCAGGCCAGGAAATATGCGGCCGAAAAGAAAGTGGAAGTGCGCGATTGCAAGAAGGAAAGCTGATTCGAGCTGAGGGTTAGTCTCTGGGCGTTTTGCGTAATTCTGCATAACGCCCAGCCGCGAACACTTAGACAATCTTCACTATTTTTCCATATGTCCACTGCCGCCATTTCTGCAAACACCGCCCGTCCATTGCTGTCGGTCAATGGCATCGAAGTCATCTACAACCACGTCATCCTGGTGCTGAAGGGCGTGTCACTCAATGTCCCTGAAGGTGGCATTGTGGCGCTGCTGGGTGCCAATGGCGCGGGCAAGACGACTACGCTGCGGGCCGTGTCGAATCTGCTCAAGAGTGAACGTGGTGACGTCACCAAAGGCTCGGTCGAATACCGTGGCGAAAAGGTCCATCAACTGTCACCGTCGGATCTTGTGAAGCGTGGCGTCATACAGGTTATGGAAGGCCGCCATTGTTTCGGGCATTTAACGGTAGAGGAAAATCTTCTTACCGGCGCGTATACCCGCAACGTGTCAAAAGCTGAAATCAACGCGGATCTCGAAAAGGTCTACGCCTATTTTCCGCGCCTCAAGACACGCCGCAAGGCGCAATCGGGTTACACGTCCGGAGGTGAACAGCAAATGACGGCGGTTGGCCGGGCGTTGATGTCGCGGCCAAACATGATATTGCTCGACGAGCCTTCGATGGGCCTCGCGCCGCAAATAGTCGAGGAGATTTTCGAGATCGTGCGTGACCTGAACCAGAAGGAGAAAGTGAGCTTTCTGCTTGCCGAACAAAACACCATGGTCGCGCTGCGATACGCGGATTTTGGCTACATCCTCGAAAACGGGCGGGTGGTGATGGAAGGCGCGGCAAAAAATCTTGCCGAAAACGAGGACGTGAAAGAGTTCTATCTGGGAATTTCGAAAGCGGGGCGGAAGTCGTTCCGCGATGTAAAACATTACCGCCGCCGGAAGCGTTGGCTGGCATGATGCAAGACCACTACGATGTACTCGAAGTCCGAGATCCGCAGCAGCGCGAGCGAGAGTTGTTCGCCGCATTGCCGGATCAGCTTGCCTATGCGAAATCGAATGCGCCATATTTCAGTGAGCGACTGGCAGCCATCGACGTGCGGGCCATCACCACGCGTAATGCGCTGGCCACGCTACCGGTGACGCGCAAATCCGATTTGCATGAGTTGCAGAAGCTGAACATGCCATTTGGTGGCCTGACGGCCGTTGCACCCGGAAGACTGGCGAGACTGTTTGTTTCCCCCGGTCCAATCTATGACCCCGAGGGACGAACCGCCGATTACTGGGGCACCGCGCGGCCCCTGTTCGCGGCTGGGTTTCGATCCGGCGATATTATCCACAATACTTTTTCGTATCACCTGACGCCGGCGGGATCGATGTTCGAAACCGGCGCGCATGCGCTGGGGTGTGCGGTCATTCCGGCCGGAACAGGGCAGACCGAAATGCAAGTGGCGACCATCTCGGCCTTGAGGCCCGTGGGCTATGTCGGCACGCCGTCGTTTCTCAAATTGTTGTTGGAAAAAGCCGACGAGTTACAAGCCGACGTGCGTTCGATTCGCCGGGCGCTGGTGTCGGGCGAAGCCTTCCTGCCACCGGTGCAAGCACTGCTGAAGGCGCGCGGCATCGAGGCATGCCAAGCCTATGGCACGGCGGATCTTGGCATGATCGCCTACGAATCGCCGGCCCGTGATGGCTTGATCGCCGGCGAGAATATCATTCTCGAAATTGTCCGGCCCGGTACCGGTGATCCGGTTGCCGCGGGGGAAGTTGGCGAAATCGTGATCACCACATTCAATCGCGACTACCCGTTGCTGCGTTTTGCGACCGGTGATCTGTCAGCGGTGCTGCCAGGTATTTCATCATGCGGCCGCACCAATATGCGCATCAGGGGTTGGATGGGGCGCGCCGACCAGACCACCAAAGTGCGTGGAATGTTTGTGCATCCGCATCAAGTGGCGGAAATAGTGAAGCGTCATCCGGAAGTCGCGAAGGCCCGACTGGT
It includes:
- a CDS encoding branched-chain amino acid ABC transporter permease; this encodes MFYRENGQFKTSYADDQALLSIKQDKWFIWLVLAVAFAVVPMFASEYLFRAILIPFLILALAAIGLNLLVGYCGQISLGTGAFMMVGAYAAYNIAVRIPELNILVVFILAGLITTVVGMVFGIPSLRIKGLYLAVATLAAQFFMDWLFSRVKWLTNDSSSGSVSAPVVEMFGFKLDSPIAKYWFVLAIVVLFALIAKNLVRSNIGRSWMATRDMDVAAEIIGIRPVYAKLSAFAVSSFFVGVSGALWAFVHLGSWEPLAFDINRSFTMIFMIIIGGLGSILGSFLGAAFIVVLPLVLNQVPIWFGIPISTATASHLEFMIFGALIVFFLIVEPHGLARLWAIAKEKLRIWPFPH
- a CDS encoding AMP-binding protein; the encoded protein is MQDHYDVLEVRDPQQRERELFAALPDQLAYAKSNAPYFSERLAAIDVRAITTRNALATLPVTRKSDLHELQKLNMPFGGLTAVAPGRLARLFVSPGPIYDPEGRTADYWGTARPLFAAGFRSGDIIHNTFSYHLTPAGSMFETGAHALGCAVIPAGTGQTEMQVATISALRPVGYVGTPSFLKLLLEKADELQADVRSIRRALVSGEAFLPPVQALLKARGIEACQAYGTADLGMIAYESPARDGLIAGENIILEIVRPGTGDPVAAGEVGEIVITTFNRDYPLLRFATGDLSAVLPGISSCGRTNMRIRGWMGRADQTTKVRGMFVHPHQVAEIVKRHPEVAKARLVVSHIDGNDAMRLLCENVAGLNVEGVAESIREITKLRGDVLAVNPGTLPNDGKVIEDIRSYA
- a CDS encoding branched-chain amino acid ABC transporter permease, whose product is MGPFIEVILGGLMAGVLYSLVALGFVLIYKASGVFNFAQGAMVLFAALAFARLSEKMPMPVAFVLAMGIMVIVAWLIERLVLRSLVNQEGIILFLATFGVTYFLEGLGQLIFGSDIYPIDLGLPKEPRIIFESTFPGGILINIEDLVAAAVAGTLVLFLALFFQKTTVGRALRAVADDHQAAQSVGIPLNRIWVIVWSVSGFVALVAGVIWGSKLGVQFSLALVALKAIPVVILGGFTSVPGAIVGGLIIGVGEKVAEVYLGPIIGGGIENWFAYGLALAFLMVRPEGLFGERHIDRV
- a CDS encoding ABC transporter ATP-binding protein, producing MSTAAISANTARPLLSVNGIEVIYNHVILVLKGVSLNVPEGGIVALLGANGAGKTTTLRAVSNLLKSERGDVTKGSVEYRGEKVHQLSPSDLVKRGVIQVMEGRHCFGHLTVEENLLTGAYTRNVSKAEINADLEKVYAYFPRLKTRRKAQSGYTSGGEQQMTAVGRALMSRPNMILLDEPSMGLAPQIVEEIFEIVRDLNQKEKVSFLLAEQNTMVALRYADFGYILENGRVVMEGAAKNLAENEDVKEFYLGISKAGRKSFRDVKHYRRRKRWLA
- a CDS encoding ABC transporter substrate-binding protein, which codes for MKTRWKTAGLACAIAAAFTAGGAFAQANEQFVPVLVYRTGAYAPNGVPWANGFVDYLKLINERDGGIGGVKLTYEECETGYATDRGVECYERLKGKGPTGATGFNSLSTGITYALTDKTFGDKIPMFTTGYGRSESADGSVFKWNFPLLGTYWSAADMLVQHVAKKGSLKGKKIALVYHDSPFGKEPIPVLEEHAKKHGFELLKLPVTHPGVEQKATWLQVRQQRPDYVFLWGWGVMNSTAIREAINVSYPRLQMFGVWWSAAEPDVLPAEMAAKGYNGLSLGHSNEKNAGVHKDLMKVLYDKNKGTGKKEDVGHVLYNRGMISAMLLVESVVKAQTKFGKKPLTGEQVRWGAENLNLDAARLKALGFDGIVQPLKTSCADHEGTRKARVHTWDGTTWSYTSDWYEADNKFLRPMVEAQARKYAAEKKVEVRDCKKES